The following DNA comes from Coregonus clupeaformis isolate EN_2021a unplaced genomic scaffold, ASM2061545v1 scaf2225, whole genome shotgun sequence.
tctctctctctctctctctctcatctctctccccctctctctccccctactctctctatctctctccccctctctctctccctctctctctccccctctctcctctctctctctctctctctctctctctctctccccctctctctctcctctcttctccccctctctctctcttctcctctctctctctctctctcccccctctctctctatctatctctctctctctctctctctccctctctctctctccctctatctcctctctctcctctctctctctctctctctctccccctctctctctatctctctctctccccctctctctctccccctctctctctctctctctctctctctctctctctctctctccctctctctctctcatctctctctcaccctctctctctctccctctctctctctctctctctccccctctctctctatctctctctcacccctctctctctctctctctctctctctctctacctctctctctctctctcccttctctctctcccctctctctctatctctctctctctctcctctctctctctctctctctctcccctctctctctcatctctcatctctctctctccccctctccctctctctctctctccccctctctctctccccctctctctctctctctctctctctccccctctctctctccccctctccccctctctctctatctatctctctcaccctctctctctctccccctatctctctcccccttctctctatatctatctctctccccccctctctctctccccccctctctctctcccccttctctctctctttctctcttccccctctctctctctcccccctcctctctctctctcccccctctctctctctccccccctcctctctctctctctctctccccctctcccctctctctctctctctctctctctctccccccctctctctctctctctctctctctccaataatAACATGCTCTAGCTCCCCTCCACCATTAACATATTTTCCAttacatgttctatcgctccatctgagaggagaagaggagagaagagggggatatAAAAGCTGTGAGGAATTGCCTGTGAAAAGCCTGTGAACAGCCTGTGAAAAGTGGGGTGGTAGTGAAAGGATGGAGCCAgttttatctctttctctctctctctctttcctgcccccccctctctctctctctctctctctctctctctttctctctctctccgtctctggcTCAAAGTGTTCCTGGAGCTTGAGTCATCTCCTGGGATAAGAGAGGATGGTTGgtgtcactcactcacacacacatcaagAAGCCCACACTCTGTTCCTGAGATGCTTTTAGGACACAGTGGGGTGACTGTAACAGCCCACTGAGAGGTTACTAGGACACAGTGGGGTGACTGTCACAGCCCACTGAGAGGTTACTAGGACACAGTGGGGTGACTGTAACAGCCCACTGAGAGGTTACTAGGACACAGTGGGGTGACTGTAACAGCCCACTGAGAGGTTACTAGGACACAGTGGGGTGACTGTAACAGCCCACTGAGAGGTTACTAGGACACTACAGTGTCCGTCTGGCTGACAGGCCATCTGAATACACTACAGCTATTTCTGCTCTAAAACATGTGGCCTTCCAGGACGTGCTGTGATTTCTGCTGCAATTTCTTCACTGATTTCACAATGGGGTGTGGTTCTgacagctgtgtgttgtgtgtgcgtgcgtgtttgtgtgtgtgtttgtgtgtgtgtgtgtttgtgcgtgcgtttgtgtgtagTTGTGAAAGACTCTCTCGGTCTCCACTATTTGGCagcatcctcatcatcatcatcaccccaCCAATATCTCAGCTTGTATGTTATGAAACGTTACAGCTTCATGCTAgatttctctcccctctcccgcaCCTCTCTATTCTTACAGGTCTAAATAAACACAGAAGCATTTTAAGTCCAATTACCAGGTTCATCGTGGTGCATCATCACCATCATGGTGCCCCACTGAACAGCAGCCATTACAACAACAGGAGAAAACTAGTCAGATAAATCTACAACTAAAGCCTTTCTAAGAAGAACTGCTTTTTGGCATCAGGGAAGACTAAGTACTGTGGGCTTTTGATCTGATGACAGGTTAGACGGGATACAGGACAGGTAGGACTGGAAGTCACACCTGGTTTCTGAGTTAGATGACAGGTAGATGGGATACAGGACAGGTAGGACTGGAAGTCACACCTGGTTTCTGAGCTCCAGTCGTATACAGAATTAGGATACCATCTCAACATTGTGTTTCACACTAAGAGGTTGTGATAAAGCTTTGTAGGTTCAAATCTGCACAGACAGACCCCAGATTTATCCAACTCAGCAGACAGGCGAACCAGCTGCTCACTGACAGAcgtcacacgctcacacacacacacacacacacacagccagaagGTAAAGATCAGAGGCCGAAGGCAGATCTCTGGCTCACTGAGCTAAATATGTAagagacagagacaacaacagCACTAACAGCTTATGCAACTCACTCTGACCTCTTCACCTATGACCAGGGTTACAACGCCGTGCAAAACCACCAAGAACTGATCCAATGGTTGGAGTCATCCTGTGCCCTTTGGACCAACCTTCCAACTTCCAAGAAAGTCTCTGCATCCTGCCTGAATGACCTCTCACTCCTTCCATTGTAACTACATGTACTCCCAGTGACTCCAGTCTCTTACCTGAGTCTCATCCTGCACCACTCTGTACTGCTCCTTCCAGACGGAGATCTTGGACACCTCATCCTTCCTCAGGGCTCTCTCTTTCTTCAGCTCGGGGCTCCAGAAGGTCTTGATGGAGTTCATGGAAGAGCTCAGCTTGCTCTCCTTCACATCCACGTCCCTCCGGAGGAGCTCGTTCTCCCTCAGCACCTCCTTAAGCTGGGTCTGGAGGTCCATGATGGTGCTGTCTCTGGTTTGGCGTAAGGAGTGGGGCACCGTGGACGCCTGCTGGAGGCTGGACTGGGACGACGACACGTGGTCACACCCAAACGCGATGCTGTCGCTGGGCACGGACGAGCCTCCACCTCCCTGGCTGATGTTGGGGCTGGAGCCCATGGCGGTGGTCCGGACGCCGTAAGGGAGCTTTGCTCCGGAGCGACCCAGGGTCATGGTGCTCTTGGGCAGGCCGGGGTCGTGGTTGGGGTTGGGATAGGCCTGGGTCTGGATTAGATCAGATTAGATTTACTTTATTGTCCACTTGGGTAGAAAATGAAATTTGTTAAGATCAGCATAATCAAATATACAAACAACAGAATTCACATACAGGAATACAAACAATTTAAATCATTCACATTCCTACAGTAGCTAAGTGTCTTTGGTAAAAGCAATATGCTAGCCATACAGGAAGTGTCTTTGGTAAAAGCAATGTGCTAGCCATACAGGAAGTGTCTTTGGTAAAAGCAATATGCTAGCCATACAGGAAGTGTCTTTGGTAAAAGCAATATGCTAGCCATACAGGAAGTGTCTTTGGTAAAAGCAATATGCTAGCCATACAGGAAGTGTCTTTGGTAAAAGCAATGTGCTAGCCATACAGGAAGTGTCTTTGGTAAAAGCAATGTGCTAGCCATACAGGAAGTGTCTTTTGTAAAAGCAATATGCTAGCCATACAGGAAGTGTCTTTGGTAAAAGCAATATGCTAGCCATACAGGAAGTGTCTTTGGTAAAAGCAATATCTAGCCATACAGGAAGTGTCTTTGGTAAAAGCAATGTGCTAGCCATACAGGAAGTGTCTTTGGTAAAAGCAATATGCTAGCCATACAGGAAGTGTCTTTGGTAAAAGCAATATGCTAGCCATACAGGAAGTGTCTTTGGTAAAAGCAATGTGCTAGCCATACAGGAAGTGTCTTTGGTAAAAGCAATGTGCTAGCCATACAGGAAGTGTCTTTTGTAAAAGCAATGTGCTAGCCATACTGTCATTTAAAACAGGGGTATTCAACCGTATTATTTCAATTTAtttatgaatatcgctagcaacaacagaataaaCAAAATTGTAATTACATACCTACAGCAGAAAAGAGGAGAATATCTTCTTTCTAATTATGCAAATTTTATTTTTCAACTCCTAAcattgagcaaattacactcactggagtatctgacataCTGTAGGCTTTGACAAAGCAGCCATGAATAGGCTACCAGTGTGGCAGCGCCACTGGCTTctggtaagctttcttgacttggacatACTTTTTTTtcaacacatggctaacctttgtttaaccagctaaacagctgctcttAACAAAAACGTGTTTTgagttacctttctagctaataggctatggtagagtttacacttcctcttcctgttataatgtggggaggtcaaaacAATGAACAACTATCTACCAAAtctatacattttaaaatgttgattacttgtcCTTGCCACTATCATTCACCTGGTGATAAGACACGtgaacattatttttttttttgttaacgTATGATTATGGTCCCTGGGTCACCGGTTTGCCTGGGAGGGTGTCCCTGGGTAAGAAAAGGTTTAAGTCCCCTGACTTAAAAGAATAGAAGGAGATTGCATGCATGACTGttagtcactttggataaaaacgtctgctaaatgacatataatATTCTGTTGTTAGATGACCTGTTGAGAGATGACCTCGTTGTCACTGAGGTACATGGGTCCGGAGGTGGCGTAGGCCGCATTCAGAGACTGGATGTTCTCCATGGAGAGGGTCTTTCCCCCGGGACCTCCTGTACTGTTGGTGCGACGGTGGCCGAGTGCGGGGAGCGGGGCAGGCACGGGAACGACCGGGACTCTGGCTGCTGCGTTGTTGCCCTCCATCTTGGCAACGGAGCGAGCGCTGCCGTACatggtcaggggtcaggggttaaggggtcaagggctgggggttaggggttaaaggtgAGATACTGAGACTCAGTGGACTCAGTGATCCTCCAATAGATATGGACTGTAGTGTCCTGATACAGAGAGAGTGTTACACTATGTGGTTACTGACTGGCAATCAGTCTTATCTGAAGGAGAGGAACAGATTGCTCATGTTCAAAGATGTCCTGTATTTCCTGGATGATTGGACTATGATGATTGGTAAACTTGGCTAGTAAGGTGGTTTTAACATCCAGTTAGTCCATGGGTCCTGGGATGAGGCAATGatctgtaagagagagagagagagaaaatacttCAAGCTAAAAAAGAAGAGAGAATTCACCACTCCCCTGAGTTACATCACTGAGAATTCACCACTCCCCTGAGTTACATCACTGAGAATTCACCGCTCCCCTGAGTTACATCACTGAGAATGCACCACTCCCCTGAGTTACATCACTGAGAATTCACCGCTCCCCTGAGTTACATCACTGAGAATTCACCACTCCCCTGAGTTACATCACTGAGAATTCACCACTCCCCTGAGTCATATCACTGAGAATTCACCACTACCCTGAGTACATCACTGAGAATTCACCACTCCCCTGAGTACATCACTGAGAATTCACCACTCCCCTGAGTTACATCACTGAGAATTCACCACTACCCTGAGTTACATCACTGAGAATTTACAAATCCCCTGAGTTACATCACTGAGAATTCACCACTCCCCTGAGTTACATCACTGAGAATTCACCATTCCCCTGAGTCATATCACTGAGAATTCACCATTCCCCTGAGTTATATCACTGAGAATTCACCGCTCCCCTGAGTCACATCCCTGAGAATTCACCATTCCCCTGAATTACATCACTGAGAATTCACCACTCCCCTGAGTACATCCCTGAGAATTCACCACTCCCCTGAGTTACATCACTGAGAATTCACCACTACCCTGAGTACATCCCTGAGAATTCACCACTCCCCTGAGTCACATCACTGAGAATTCACCACTACCCTGAGTCACATCACTGAGAATTCACCACTCCCCTGAGTCACATCACTGAGAATTCACCACTACCCTGAGTCACATCACTGAGAATTCACCACTCCCCTGAGTCACATCACTGAGAATTCACCACTCCCCTGAGTTACATCACTGAGAATTCACCACTCCCCTGAGTCACATCACTGAGAATTCACCACTCCCCTGAGTTACATCACTGAGAATTCACCACTCCCCTGAGTTACATCCCTGAGAATTCACCATTCCCCTGAATTACATCACTGAGAATTCACCACTCCCCTGAGTACATCCCTGAGAATTCACCATTCCCCTGAGTCATATCACTGAGAATTCACCACTACCCTGAGTCAC
Coding sequences within:
- the LOC123488366 gene encoding ELKS/Rab6-interacting/CAST family member 1-like, encoding MYGSARSVAKMEGNNAAARVPVVPVPAPLPALGHRRTNSTGGPGGKTLSMENIQSLNAAYATSGPMYLSDNEVISQQTQAYPNPNHDPGLPKSTMTLGRSGAKLPYGVRTTAMGSSPNISQGGGGSSVPSDSIAFGCDHVSSSQSSLQQASTVPHSLRQTRDSTIMDLQTQLKEVLRENELLRRDVDVKESKLSSSMNSIKTFWSPELKKERALRKDEVSKISVWKEQYRVVQDETQVRDWSHWEYM